One genomic window of Polyodon spathula isolate WHYD16114869_AA chromosome 8, ASM1765450v1, whole genome shotgun sequence includes the following:
- the LOC121319136 gene encoding kinesin-like protein KIFC3 — protein sequence MSSSNKQGTADEEIEDMLKSTLNTNNETENEHSIAEVQETYPIPIIEPVEVSMAFDTFLHVDGSLYTCFTENGIMMYFDDTKEALPGLVDYKEITAALRQCKYDADAVISIFLSIFGESLLKASEGMENFRDTNYFRDYLEKEQAIEDLKQQLKMKCNEVGNLLLRNKCLQKVNNHMSEMIHPLTQRLAELEIDQEEAHAKIKAMYNLRHKTSHGKVIIKKAGPFIEPEILLEVNRITRALNISSKELSSTLKIRFSEMDLLMKQLSNPVFKLMEAVLSSAQELEEMRSLYKKEALARKLLYNRLQEMCGNVCVFCRCKGYSPTTSCLFLPSDEELVLMYKGSKKKFAFDKVYSPRTTQEEVFEGTRPIVTSCVDGYNICILAYGQTGSGKTYTMMGSEDNPGVSIRSIRELLHLCSERPMITYKLKISMLEIYNEKLYDLFSKIPKSSLEIRNQGKTVIVTDLTEFEVKTEEDIKSIARLGEKNRRVASTKMNIASSRSHLVLILRVDGTDKVSGVKSHGTLTLCDLAGSERISRSEALGQRLVEAAAINTSLTSLSQVFKAIKGNALHVPFRNSKLTHLLQPSLSGDAKACVFLNISLDVPNYEETIATLQFGSSVRQVALGKATQNVTHNTEVKSDN from the exons ATGAGTAGCTCCAACAAACAGGGAACAGCAGATGAAGAAATAGAAGACATGTTAAAGAGTACCCTTAACACAAACAATGAAACAGAGAAT GAGCACTCTATTGCAGAAGTTCAGGAGACCTACCCAATCCCAATCATAGAACCAGTAGAGGTGTCTATGGCATTTGACACTTTTCTCCATGTAGACGGAAGCCTTTATACTTGTTTTACTGAAAATGGAATCATGATGTACTTTGATGATACTAAG GAAGCTCTTCCTGGTCTGGTGGACTATAAAGAAATAACTGCAGCGCTCAGACAATGCAAGTATGATGCCGATGCAgtcatttctatttttctgtcAATCTTCGGAGAGAGCCTTTTGAAAGCATCAGAAGGGATGGAGAATTTCAGAGACACTAACTACTTTCG ggattATCTAGAAAAGGAACAGGCTATTGAAGACCTTAAACAacaattgaaaatgaaatgcaatgaagTAGGAAACTTGCTCTTGAGAAATAAATGCCTTCAGAAAGTGAACAACCACATGTCAGAAATGATCCACCCTTTAACCCAAAGACTTGCTGAGCTGGAGATTGACCAGGAGGAAGCCCATGCCAAAATAAAAGCTATGTATAACCTGAGACACAAGACATCGCATGGGAAGGTGATCATAAAAAAAGCTGGGCCATTTATTGAGCCTGAAATACTGCTAGAGGTCAACAGAATAACCAGGGCCTTGAACATTTCTAGCAAAGAGCTGAGCTCCACTTTGAAGATTAGGTTTTCTGAAATGGACCTCCTGATGAAGCAGCTGTCGAACCCAGTGTTCAAACTGATGGAAGCTGTATTAAGTTCAGCCCAAGAGCTTGAGGAAATGCGCTCTCTGTACAAGAAGGAGGCTTTGGCAAGGAAGTTGCTTTACAACAGGCTGCAGGAGATGTGTGGGAATGTCTGTGTGTTCTGTCGTTGCAAGGGGTACTCGCCCACCACCAGCTGCCTCTTCCTTCCATCAGATGAAGAGCTTGTACTAATGTATAAAGGCAGCAAGAAGAAGTTTGCCTTTGATAAAGTGTATTCTCCAAGAACTACTCAG GAAGAAGTGTTTGAAGGAACACGTCCTATTGTCACTTCTTGTGTTGATGGATATAACATTTGCATACTGGCATACGGTCAGACAGGATCTGGAAAGACTTATACAATGATGGGTTCTGAAGATAACCCTGGAGTAAGCATCAG GTCAATCAGGGAACTTTTACATTTATGCAGTGAGAGACCCATGATCACGTACAAACTtaag aTCTCCATGCTGGAAATTTACAATGAAAAACTTTATGATCTTTTTTCAAAAATCCCAAAAAGTAGTTTGGAAATAAGGAACCAGGGAAAAACAGTCATAGTTACTGATTTGACAGAATTTGAAGTAAAAACAGAGGAAGACATTAAAAGCATTGCACGCCTTGGAGAAAAAAATAGGAGAGTTGCTTCTACAAAAATGAACATAGCAAG CTCTCGTTCTCACCTGGTGCTCATACTGAGAGTGGATGGAACTGACAAAGTGTCTGGAGTCAAGTCCCATGGTACGCTCACACTGTGTGACTTAGCCGGCTCTGAGCGCATCTCCAGATCTGAAGCTTTGGGACAAAGGCTTGTGGAAGCAGCAGCTATTAACACATCTTTGACTTCTCTGAGTCAG GTTTTCAAAGCAATAAAAGGAAATGCCCTTCATGTGCCTTTTAGAAATTCTAAACTCACACACCTGCTTCAGCCTAGCCTCAGTGGAGATGCCAAG GCCTGCGTGTTTCTAAACATCAGCCTAGATGTGCCAAATTATGAAGAGACTATAGCCACCCTTCAGTTTGGTTCATCAGTTCGACAGGTAGCACTGGGTAAAGCTACACAAAATGTAACACACAATACAGAAGTTAAGTCTGATAATTAA
- the znf277 gene encoding zinc finger protein 277: MAACVEQHNVKDGKDSILEPLSLPESPGGSIPPDNSTSVPCILCVESYSLTEKDALLKHLVLEHKLVIADVKLIADFRRYILYWRKRFAEQPITDFCSVIRTNSEGPVEGQEDYFLLCDVLPEDRILREQLQQKRLEEILEQQQRERNDASFHRVCTFCNDEFTGNRSLLLNHMAVEHGFNMGLPDNIVYCTEFLDTLQKKLDNLQCLYCEKTFRDKTTLKDHMRKKQHRRINAKNQEYDKFYVINYLELGKTWEEVQSEDDREMIEDQDDDWSDWQDHPVCAVCLFCEHQSETMDKIYSHMKDTHGFDLAKIKTELGLKFYQQVKLVNFMRREIHQCRCYGCKEKFPSKNEVLKHIVDAKHIMALQDKSTWDQPQYYFPTYENDALLCVLSDSESESETDNQSKEIPVIAEDISNLKALKQTSVLNQLLKDGTYNS; encoded by the exons atggcAAAGATTCTATTTTGGAGCCCCTGTCTTTACCGGAAAGCCCAGGCGGAAGTATACCTCCAGACAATTCCACTTCTGTGCCCTGCATCCTGTGTGTGGAAAGCTATTCTCTTACTGAAAAGGATGCACTCCTGAAGCATTTGGTCCTTGAGCACAAACTGGTGATAGCTGATGTCAAACTTATTGCTGATTTTAGAAG gTACATATTGTACTGGAGGAAAAGATTTGCTGAGCAGCCCATTACCGATTTCTGCAGTGTGATAAGGACAAACTCAGAAGGCCCTGTCG AAGGACAAGAGGATTACTTCCTGTTGTGTGATGTTTTACCAGAGGACAGGATTCTTAGGGAGCAGCTTCAACAGAAGAGACTG GAAGAGATCCTTGAACAACAGCAGCGAGAGAGAAATGATGCCAGCTTTCACCGTGTTTGTACGTTTTGTAATGATGAATTCACTGGGAATAG ATCTTTGCTTCTCAACCATATGGCAGTAGAGCATGGCTTTAACATGGGGCTCCCAGACAACATTGTGTACTGCACTGAATTCCTGGATACACTGCAGAAGAAACTTGACAA TCTGCAGTGTCTTTACTGTGAGAAAACCTTCAGAGACAAAACAACCCTGAAAGATCACATGAGGAAGAAACAGCACCGCAGGATAAATGCTAAAAACCAGGAATATGACAAGTTCTATGTTATCAACTACTTG gaACTGGGAAAGACCTGGGAAGAAGTTCAATCGGAAGATGACCGAGAGATGATAGAAGATCAAGATGA TGACTGGTCTGATTGGCAAGATCACCCAGTTTGTGCTGTCTGTCTTTTTTGTGAACATCAGTCAGAAACCATGGACAAGATTTACAGTCACATGAAG GATACACATGGATTTGATCTGGCTAAAATAAAGACTGAACTTG GTTTGAAGTTCTACCAGCAGGTGAAATTAGTAAACTTCATGAGAAGAGAAATTCATCAGTGTCGGTGTTACGGATGCAAAGAAAAGTTTCCCTCCAAAAATGAAGTTCTGAAGCATATCGTGGATGCAAAACATATTATGGCGCTGCAAGATAAATCCACATGGGATCAGCCTCA GTATTACTTTCCAACCTATGAAAATGATGCCCTCCTGTGTGTCCTGTCTGACAGTGAGAGTGAATCAGAGACTGATAATCAAAGCAAAGAAATTCCTGTCATTGCAGAAGACATTTCAAACTTAAAAGCACTAAAGCAGACCAGTGTGttaaatcagcttttaaaagacGGGACCTACAACAGCTAG